The proteins below come from a single Serratia ficaria genomic window:
- a CDS encoding YdbH family protein codes for MTKRLKIFIGMVAGCVILLLALWQTLPRWLPSLLAHWLPQGSQLTLQGNLHWRQGGLQLDGARFKAQDCLLANLGPTRLAYRQGRWQLLSERASVDTACLSKLPAAAADSPPLALDRLQKRLPPLDLTINQLTVIPWQRYAGQLQLSADAEGQRLHYQGRHLSAEALLDPQQQLRLNRLTVTPPNGERPLRLTGKVAMPLDMASVPEQGALQGEMQTGYLEKPLLLDMRWHHRQGVLTLTEKGDERPLATLPWEVTPQQVSIRQGEWRWPYSQQPLTGGLSIALHDWSKGFDETQVSARLNVITAGHNGKGNAVLTLGPGKIGLTDSDLRFQLTGQANLADFSLTASIPGILGGSMLNPTLVLQPGALLRLWGNATPEMKLEEARLPLAGVKVTANGITGRLQAIINASDSYWGRFKLHLDGKAQDFWPDHGDWQWRYWGNGQLPPLQAAWDVAGSGRWQDSALELDRLSTGFDKLKYGLVTVDAPRLTLSRPLRWQRGQQAPAFNGELQLAASKVSFNDGGHLPAPVLALQLKGSAPDSFQLQGKLQAEQIGPIALRGRWDGERLRGEGWWPKQSLKVFQPLISPDLNITLRDGEFYAQSAFSAARVQGFEAGGHWVVKNGGMWLKDGEMSGLDFVMSYRLKNHRWQLGARRPVMLRIKSFSNLFEMQNITADLQGTYPYDEGAPLTLSNVGVDALNGHISLSALRLPQHDAAVLKLDKVDLSALFTALKPKQFAMSGRVDGELPLYLNHPKWLVHDGWIANAGTLTLRLDKDMADAIGSNNLATGAAIDWLRYMEINRSQARVDLDNLGELTLRARIDGVNPQKNAKREVILNYSHQENVFQLWRSLRFGDNLQEWLEQALSQPGEQQ; via the coding sequence ATGACTAAGCGATTGAAAATATTCATAGGGATGGTGGCGGGTTGCGTGATCCTGCTGCTGGCGCTGTGGCAAACCCTGCCGCGCTGGCTGCCGAGCCTGTTAGCGCACTGGTTGCCGCAGGGCAGCCAGCTGACGCTGCAGGGCAATCTGCACTGGCGACAGGGCGGGCTGCAGCTGGACGGCGCCCGATTCAAGGCGCAAGACTGCCTGCTGGCCAATCTCGGGCCAACCCGGTTGGCCTACCGCCAGGGGCGCTGGCAGTTGCTCAGCGAACGGGCCAGCGTCGATACCGCCTGTTTATCCAAACTGCCGGCCGCGGCCGCCGACAGCCCGCCGTTGGCGCTCGATCGGTTGCAAAAGCGGCTTCCGCCGCTGGATCTCACCATCAATCAACTCACTGTGATCCCCTGGCAGCGCTACGCCGGCCAACTGCAGCTGAGCGCTGATGCCGAAGGGCAGCGCCTGCATTATCAGGGCCGCCATCTCAGCGCGGAAGCGCTGCTGGATCCGCAGCAGCAGCTGAGGTTAAACCGCCTGACCGTCACGCCGCCGAACGGCGAACGGCCGCTGCGCCTGACCGGCAAGGTCGCCATGCCGTTGGATATGGCCAGCGTACCGGAACAGGGCGCGCTGCAGGGCGAAATGCAGACCGGTTACCTGGAAAAACCGCTGTTGCTGGATATGCGCTGGCACCATCGGCAAGGCGTGTTGACGTTGACCGAAAAGGGCGACGAACGGCCGCTGGCCACGCTGCCGTGGGAAGTCACCCCGCAGCAGGTCAGCATCCGGCAGGGCGAGTGGCGCTGGCCGTACAGCCAGCAACCGCTGACCGGCGGCCTGAGCATCGCGCTGCACGACTGGAGCAAAGGCTTCGATGAAACCCAGGTCAGCGCTCGCCTCAATGTGATCACCGCCGGCCACAACGGCAAGGGCAACGCCGTGTTGACGCTGGGGCCGGGCAAGATCGGGCTGACCGACAGCGATTTGCGTTTTCAACTGACCGGGCAGGCCAACCTGGCCGACTTCTCCCTGACCGCTTCGATCCCCGGCATTCTCGGCGGCAGCATGCTGAACCCAACGCTGGTGCTGCAGCCGGGGGCGTTGTTGCGCCTGTGGGGCAACGCCACGCCGGAGATGAAGCTGGAAGAGGCGCGTTTGCCGCTGGCCGGGGTGAAGGTCACGGCCAACGGCATCACCGGCCGCCTGCAGGCGATCATTAACGCCAGCGACAGCTACTGGGGGCGTTTCAAGCTGCACCTGGACGGCAAGGCGCAGGACTTTTGGCCGGATCACGGCGACTGGCAGTGGCGCTATTGGGGCAATGGCCAGCTGCCGCCGCTGCAGGCCGCCTGGGACGTGGCCGGCAGCGGCCGCTGGCAGGACAGCGCGCTGGAGCTCGACAGGCTTTCCACCGGCTTCGATAAACTGAAATACGGTCTGGTCACCGTCGATGCGCCGCGCCTGACCCTGAGCCGGCCTCTGCGCTGGCAGCGGGGTCAACAGGCCCCGGCGTTCAACGGCGAACTGCAGCTGGCGGCGAGCAAGGTCAGCTTCAACGACGGCGGCCACCTGCCGGCGCCGGTGTTGGCGTTACAGCTCAAAGGCAGCGCTCCGGACAGCTTCCAGCTGCAGGGCAAGCTGCAGGCCGAGCAAATCGGCCCGATCGCGCTGCGCGGCCGCTGGGACGGCGAGCGCCTGCGCGGCGAAGGCTGGTGGCCGAAGCAGTCGCTGAAGGTATTCCAGCCGCTGATTTCACCGGATTTGAACATTACGCTGCGCGACGGCGAGTTTTACGCGCAGTCGGCGTTTTCCGCCGCCCGGGTGCAGGGGTTTGAAGCCGGCGGCCACTGGGTGGTGAAAAACGGCGGCATGTGGCTGAAAGACGGCGAAATGAGCGGCCTGGATTTTGTCATGTCCTACCGGTTGAAGAACCACCGGTGGCAACTGGGCGCCAGGCGGCCGGTCATGCTGCGCATCAAATCCTTCAGCAACCTGTTTGAAATGCAGAACATCACCGCCGATCTGCAGGGCACCTATCCTTACGATGAGGGGGCGCCGCTGACGCTGAGCAACGTTGGGGTGGATGCCCTGAACGGGCATATCAGCCTGTCGGCGCTGCGCTTGCCGCAGCATGACGCCGCGGTGCTCAAACTGGACAAAGTGGATCTCAGCGCGCTGTTTACCGCGCTGAAGCCGAAACAATTCGCCATGTCCGGCCGGGTCGACGGCGAATTGCCGCTGTACCTGAACCACCCGAAATGGCTGGTGCACGACGGTTGGATCGCCAACGCCGGCACCCTGACGCTGCGGCTGGACAAGGACATGGCCGACGCCATCGGCAGCAATAACCTGGCCACCGGCGCGGCCATCGACTGGCTGCGCTATATGGAAATCAACCGTTCGCAGGCCAGGGTCGATCTGGACAACCTGGGCGAACTGACGCTGCGGGCGCGCATCGACGGGGTTAATCCGCAGAAAAACGCCAAGCGCGAGGTAATCCTGAACTACAGCCATCAGGAAAACGTGTTTCAGTTGTGGCGCAGCCTGCGCTTCGGCGACAATTTACAGGAGTGGCTGGAGCAGGCCCTCTCACAACCTGGGGAACAACAATGA
- the azoR gene encoding FMN-dependent NADH-azoreductase yields MSKVLVLKSSILATYSQSNQLADFFVEQWGNTHGNDTITVRDLAAQPIPVLDGELVGALRPSDAPLTPRQKEALALSDELIAELQANDVIVMAAPMYNFNIPTQLKNYFDLIARAGVTFRYTENGPEGLVKGKRAIILTSRGGIHKGTPTDLVEPYLRLFLGFIGITDVEFVFAEGIAYGPDVATKAQEDAKAALAQVVTA; encoded by the coding sequence ATGAGCAAAGTATTGGTTCTTAAATCCAGCATCCTGGCGACCTATTCTCAGTCTAACCAACTGGCTGATTTCTTCGTTGAACAATGGGGCAACACCCACGGCAACGATACCATTACCGTGCGCGATTTGGCCGCACAGCCAATTCCGGTGCTGGACGGCGAACTGGTCGGCGCCCTGCGCCCTTCGGATGCGCCGCTGACGCCGCGCCAGAAAGAAGCGCTGGCGCTGTCCGACGAACTGATCGCCGAGCTGCAGGCCAATGACGTCATCGTGATGGCGGCGCCGATGTACAACTTCAACATCCCGACCCAGCTGAAAAACTATTTCGACCTGATCGCCCGCGCCGGCGTCACCTTCCGCTACACCGAAAACGGCCCGGAAGGCCTGGTAAAAGGCAAGCGCGCCATCATCCTCACCAGCCGCGGCGGCATCCATAAAGGCACGCCGACCGATCTGGTTGAGCCTTACCTGCGCCTGTTCCTGGGCTTTATCGGCATCACCGACGTCGAATTCGTGTTCGCGGAAGGCATCGCCTACGGTCCGGACGTGGCGACCAAGGCTCAGGAAGACGCCAAAGCGGCGCTGGCTCAGGTGGTTACCGCCTGA
- a CDS encoding putative hemolysin → MTTSKWLLASAVLFLAACSSNNDEPVQQGNSARINTLQTSANCAGVGGVTTIAHNLNGEALRMCQMPNGMQCEERTLGQGACANAG, encoded by the coding sequence ATGACAACATCAAAATGGTTGCTGGCCAGCGCCGTGCTGTTCTTGGCCGCCTGCAGCAGTAATAATGACGAACCGGTACAACAGGGCAACAGCGCCAGGATCAATACCCTGCAAACCAGCGCCAACTGCGCGGGCGTGGGGGGCGTCACCACCATTGCGCACAATCTGAACGGCGAAGCGCTGCGCATGTGCCAGATGCCGAACGGCATGCAGTGCGAAGAGCGGACGCTGGGCCAGGGGGCCTGCGCCAACGCCGGATAA
- a CDS encoding YnbE family lipoprotein: MKIMSAPVLATVLSASLLSGCVPRIEVATPKDPITINMNVKIEHEIHIKVDKDVENLLKNQSGLF, encoded by the coding sequence ATGAAAATCATGAGCGCGCCGGTGCTGGCGACGGTGCTGAGCGCCTCCTTGCTGAGCGGCTGCGTGCCGCGCATCGAGGTGGCGACGCCCAAAGATCCGATCACCATCAATATGAACGTCAAGATCGAGCACGAAATTCATATCAAGGTGGATAAAGACGTGGAAAATCTGCTGAAGAACCAAAGCGGTCTGTTCTAG
- the ssmE gene encoding multidrug efflux SMR transporter SsmE gives MSAFMYLTMAIVAEVIATTMLKASEGFTRLWPSLLVVAGYGVAFWGLSMVVKTLPLGIVYAIWSGMGIVLVSIAAVFVYQQKLDWPAVIGMGLIIAGVLVINLLSKASVH, from the coding sequence ATGAGCGCATTTATGTATTTGACGATGGCGATCGTCGCGGAAGTGATCGCCACCACCATGCTGAAAGCCTCGGAAGGCTTTACCCGCCTGTGGCCGTCGTTACTGGTGGTAGCCGGCTACGGCGTGGCTTTCTGGGGGTTGTCGATGGTGGTCAAGACCCTGCCGCTGGGCATCGTTTACGCCATCTGGTCAGGGATGGGCATCGTGTTGGTTTCGATCGCCGCCGTATTCGTTTACCAACAGAAACTGGATTGGCCGGCGGTGATTGGCATGGGTTTAATTATCGCCGGGGTGCTGGTGATTAATTTGCTGTCGAAAGCCTCGGTGCATTGA
- the hslJ gene encoding heat shock protein HslJ produces MKKWALVALAAAVLAGCGMNRPQERIQASDLLHHNFVLSSVDGVAVAARSGNPPNLEFGEKMHVSGAMCSRFFGQGQLADGVLTVKNLATTRMTCADAQRNRWDRTIRALLQNGAKVTLSAQRLTLSDGDHTLVYTLRDWVQ; encoded by the coding sequence ATGAAAAAATGGGCGTTGGTGGCCCTGGCGGCAGCGGTATTGGCGGGGTGCGGCATGAACCGGCCGCAGGAGCGCATCCAGGCAAGCGACCTGCTGCATCACAATTTTGTGCTGTCCAGCGTCGACGGCGTGGCGGTCGCGGCCCGGTCGGGCAACCCGCCCAACCTGGAATTCGGCGAAAAGATGCATGTCTCCGGCGCCATGTGCAGCCGCTTCTTCGGCCAGGGCCAGCTGGCGGACGGGGTGCTGACGGTGAAAAACCTGGCCACCACCCGCATGACGTGTGCCGATGCGCAGCGCAATCGGTGGGACCGAACGATCCGCGCGCTGCTGCAAAACGGCGCAAAAGTCACCCTCAGCGCGCAGCGGTTAACGCTGAGCGACGGCGACCATACCCTGGTATATACCCTGAGAGACTGGGTGCAGTGA
- the hrpA gene encoding ATP-dependent RNA helicase HrpA, translating to MLRDQQRLQRRLQGARKIKNPDALAAMAGELESDIAAARQKVQARAAACPKISYPANLPVSQKKQDILDAIRENQVVIVAGETGSGKTTQLPKICLELGRGVKGLIGHTQPRRLAARTVANRIADELETPLGGSVGYKVRFNDQVSDNTLVKLMTDGILLAEIQQDRLLMQYDTLIIDEAHERSLNIDFILGYLRELLPKRPDLKVIITSATIDPQRFSRHFNNAPIIEVSGRTYPVEVRYRPVVDDADDTERDQLQAIFDAVDELGREGPGDILIFMSGEREIRDTADALNRLNLPHTEVLPLYARLSNSEQNRVFQSHHGRRIVLATNVAETSLTVPGIKYVIDPGTARISRYSFRTKVQRLPIEPVSQASANQRKGRCGRVSEGVCIRLYSEQDFLSRPEFTDPEILRTNLASVILQMTSLGLGDIAAFPFVEAPDKRNIQDGVRLLEELGAIRTADNGHYQLTPQGRQLAQLPIDPRLARMVLEAQKSGSVREVMIITAALSIQDPRERPMDKQQASDEKHRRFADKDSDFLAYVNLWDYLKEQQKALSSSQFRRLCRNDFLNYLRVREWQDIYTQLRQVVKELGLPVNSVPSDYRSVHTALLTGLLSHIGQKDADKQEFTGARNARFSIFPGSGLFKKPPKWTMVAELVETSRLWGRIAARIEPEWIEPLAQHLVKRSYSEPHWSKSQGAVMASEKVTLFGLPIVAARQVNYGAIDPLLCRELFIRHALVEGDWQTRHAFFRENLKLRAEVEELEHKSRRRDILVDDETLFSFYDQRIPNDVVSGRHFDNWWKNAGRQQPDLLNFEKEMLIKDGANKISALDYPNFWHQGNLKLRLSYQFEPGADADGVTVHIPLPILNQVEEQGFEWQIPGIRRELVIALIKSLPKPVRRNFVPAPNYAEAFLGRVTALELPLLDALERELRRMTGVTVSRDDWQWDQVPDHLKMTFRVVGEKHQTLREGKDLAALRLQLKDKVQETLSAVADDGLEQSNLHIWSFGELPAFYEQKRGGYSMKAYPALVDEKDSVAIRLFDSEREQQQAMWQGTRRLLLLNIPSPIKYLHEKLPNKAKLGLYFNPYGKVLDLIDDCISCGIDKLIAEHGGPVWQEERFARLQEQIRAELNDTVVEVARQVEQILTAVFNINKRLKGRVDMSLALALSDVKTQLGGLVYRGFVTNNGWKRLPDTLRYLQAIERRLEKLAIDPHRDRAQMLRVEQVQQAWQQWLNKLPPKRQQEEEVKEVRWMIEELRVSLFAQQLGTPYPISDKRILQTIEQLSA from the coding sequence ATGCTCCGCGATCAACAACGCCTGCAGCGCCGCCTGCAGGGCGCACGAAAAATCAAAAATCCCGATGCTCTGGCCGCGATGGCCGGCGAGCTGGAAAGTGACATCGCGGCGGCGCGGCAAAAAGTGCAGGCGCGCGCCGCCGCGTGCCCGAAAATCAGCTACCCGGCAAACCTGCCGGTCAGCCAGAAAAAACAGGACATCCTGGACGCCATTCGCGAAAACCAGGTGGTGATCGTCGCCGGTGAAACCGGCTCGGGCAAAACCACCCAGCTGCCGAAGATTTGCCTGGAGCTGGGGCGCGGCGTGAAAGGGCTGATCGGCCACACCCAGCCGCGCCGTCTGGCGGCGCGCACCGTGGCCAACCGCATCGCCGACGAGCTGGAAACCCCGCTCGGCGGCAGCGTCGGCTATAAGGTGCGCTTTAACGACCAGGTAAGCGACAACACCCTGGTCAAGCTGATGACCGACGGCATCCTGCTGGCGGAGATCCAGCAGGACCGCCTGCTGATGCAGTACGACACGCTGATCATCGACGAGGCGCACGAGCGCAGCCTGAACATCGACTTCATCCTCGGTTATCTGCGCGAGCTGCTGCCGAAACGCCCGGACCTGAAGGTGATCATCACCTCGGCCACCATCGATCCGCAGCGCTTCTCGCGCCACTTCAACAACGCGCCGATCATCGAAGTGTCCGGCCGCACCTACCCGGTAGAGGTGCGTTATCGGCCGGTGGTCGACGACGCCGACGATACCGAACGCGATCAGCTGCAGGCGATTTTCGACGCGGTGGATGAGCTCGGGCGCGAAGGGCCCGGCGATATCCTGATCTTTATGAGCGGCGAGCGCGAAATTCGCGATACCGCCGACGCGCTGAACCGCTTAAACCTGCCGCACACCGAGGTGCTGCCGCTGTACGCGCGTTTGTCGAACAGCGAGCAGAACCGGGTATTCCAGTCGCACCACGGCCGGCGTATCGTGCTGGCGACCAACGTGGCGGAAACCTCGCTGACGGTGCCGGGCATCAAATACGTGATTGACCCCGGCACCGCGCGCATCAGCCGCTACAGCTTCCGCACCAAGGTGCAGCGCCTGCCGATCGAGCCGGTGTCTCAGGCCTCGGCCAACCAGCGCAAGGGCCGCTGCGGCCGCGTTTCCGAGGGCGTCTGCATCCGCCTGTATTCGGAGCAGGACTTCCTGTCGCGGCCTGAATTTACCGATCCGGAGATCCTGCGCACCAACCTGGCGTCGGTCATCTTGCAGATGACCTCGCTCGGCCTGGGCGACATCGCCGCCTTCCCGTTCGTGGAGGCGCCGGACAAGCGCAACATTCAGGACGGCGTGCGGCTGCTGGAAGAGCTGGGCGCCATCAGGACCGCCGACAACGGCCATTATCAGCTGACGCCGCAGGGCCGCCAGCTGGCGCAGTTGCCGATCGACCCTCGGCTGGCGCGCATGGTGCTGGAGGCGCAGAAGAGCGGCAGCGTACGCGAGGTGATGATCATCACCGCCGCGCTGTCGATCCAGGATCCGCGCGAACGGCCGATGGACAAGCAGCAGGCGTCGGACGAAAAGCACCGCCGCTTCGCCGACAAGGATTCGGACTTTCTGGCGTACGTCAACCTGTGGGACTACCTGAAAGAGCAGCAGAAAGCGCTGTCCTCCAGCCAGTTCCGCCGGCTGTGCCGCAACGATTTCCTCAACTATCTGCGGGTGCGCGAGTGGCAGGATATCTACACCCAGCTGCGGCAGGTGGTGAAGGAGCTCGGCCTGCCGGTCAACAGCGTGCCTTCCGACTACCGCAGCGTGCACACCGCGTTGCTGACCGGCCTGCTGTCGCATATCGGCCAGAAAGATGCCGACAAGCAGGAGTTTACCGGCGCGCGCAACGCCCGCTTCTCGATTTTCCCCGGCTCCGGGCTGTTCAAGAAGCCGCCAAAATGGACTATGGTGGCCGAGCTGGTGGAAACCAGCCGCCTGTGGGGGCGCATTGCCGCGCGCATCGAGCCCGAGTGGATAGAACCGCTGGCCCAGCACCTGGTGAAGCGCAGCTACAGCGAGCCGCACTGGTCGAAATCGCAGGGCGCGGTGATGGCCAGCGAGAAGGTGACGCTGTTCGGTCTGCCGATCGTCGCCGCCCGCCAGGTGAACTACGGCGCGATCGATCCGCTGCTGTGCCGCGAACTGTTTATCCGCCACGCGCTGGTGGAGGGCGACTGGCAGACGCGCCACGCGTTCTTCCGGGAAAACCTCAAGCTGCGCGCCGAAGTGGAAGAGCTGGAGCATAAGTCGCGCCGTCGCGACATTCTGGTCGACGACGAAACCCTGTTCAGCTTCTACGACCAGCGCATTCCGAACGACGTGGTGTCCGGCCGCCATTTCGACAACTGGTGGAAAAACGCCGGCAGGCAGCAGCCTGACCTGCTCAACTTCGAAAAAGAGATGCTGATTAAGGACGGCGCCAACAAAATCAGCGCGCTGGACTACCCGAATTTCTGGCATCAGGGCAATCTCAAGCTGCGGTTGAGCTACCAGTTTGAACCGGGCGCCGACGCCGATGGCGTGACGGTGCACATCCCGCTGCCGATCCTCAATCAGGTGGAGGAGCAGGGCTTTGAATGGCAAATTCCCGGCATTCGTCGCGAACTGGTGATTGCGCTGATCAAATCGCTGCCGAAGCCGGTGCGCCGCAACTTTGTGCCGGCGCCGAACTACGCCGAGGCGTTCCTCGGCCGGGTTACCGCGCTGGAACTGCCGCTGCTGGATGCGCTGGAGCGCGAGCTGCGCCGCATGACTGGTGTGACCGTGTCACGTGATGACTGGCAGTGGGATCAGGTGCCCGATCACCTGAAAATGACCTTCCGGGTGGTGGGCGAAAAGCACCAGACCCTGCGCGAAGGCAAGGATTTGGCGGCGCTGCGGCTGCAATTGAAGGACAAAGTGCAGGAGACGCTGTCGGCGGTGGCGGACGACGGGCTGGAGCAAAGCAACCTGCATATCTGGAGCTTCGGCGAACTGCCGGCGTTCTACGAGCAGAAACGCGGCGGCTACTCGATGAAGGCCTACCCGGCGCTGGTGGACGAGAAAGACAGCGTGGCGATCCGCCTGTTCGACAGCGAGCGGGAGCAGCAACAGGCGATGTGGCAAGGCACCCGCCGCCTGCTGTTGCTGAACATCCCCTCGCCAATCAAGTACCTGCACGAGAAGCTGCCGAACAAGGCCAAGCTGGGGCTGTATTTCAACCCTTACGGCAAGGTGTTGGATCTGATCGACGACTGCATATCCTGCGGCATCGACAAACTGATTGCCGAACACGGCGGGCCGGTATGGCAGGAAGAACGCTTCGCCCGGCTGCAGGAACAGATACGCGCCGAATTGAACGATACCGTGGTGGAGGTGGCCAGGCAGGTCGAACAGATCCTGACGGCGGTGTTCAACATCAACAAGCGGCTGAAGGGGCGAGTGGACATGTCGCTGGCGCTGGCGCTGTCGGACGTGAAAACCCAGCTCGGCGGGCTGGTCTATCGCGGATTCGTCACCAACAACGGCTGGAAACGCCTGCCGGATACCCTGCGTTACCTGCAGGCGATTGAACGCCGATTGGAGAAACTGGCTATCGATCCGCACCGCGACCGCGCGCAAATGCTGCGGGTGGAGCAGGTGCAGCAGGCTTGGCAGCAGTGGCTGAACAAGCTGCCGCCGAAGCGCCAGCAGGAGGAAGAGGTGAAAGAGGTGCGCTGGATGATTGAAGAGCTGCGCGTCAGCCTGTTCGCCCAGCAGCTGGGCACCCCTTATCCGATTTCGGACAAGCGCATCCTGCAAACCATCGAGCAGCTTTCCGCCTAA
- a CDS encoding YdbL family protein: MKKRYLWLMGASWLFSGLAMALTLDEAKQQGRVGETLSGYIAPVKQDAETLDLVKRINAGRAEKYQEVADGNHIAIDEVARMAGQKLVTRAPSGEYVRGINGQWLKK; the protein is encoded by the coding sequence ATGAAAAAACGTTATTTGTGGCTGATGGGCGCCAGTTGGCTTTTCAGCGGGTTGGCGATGGCGCTGACGCTGGACGAAGCCAAACAGCAGGGGCGAGTGGGCGAAACCCTCAGCGGCTATATCGCGCCGGTGAAGCAGGATGCGGAAACGCTGGATCTGGTAAAGCGCATCAACGCCGGCCGCGCCGAGAAATACCAGGAAGTGGCGGACGGCAATCACATCGCGATCGACGAAGTGGCGCGCATGGCGGGGCAAAAGCTGGTGACGCGGGCGCCAAGCGGCGAATATGTGCGCGGCATCAACGGCCAATGGCTGAAGAAATAA
- a CDS encoding MgtC/SapB family protein encodes MITDLLLRIALAGALGGLIGLERQLRAKEAGLRTHILVGIGSAMFMIVSKYGFDDLLSLSHVELDPSRVAAQVVSGMGFLGAGTIMIQKQVVKGLTTAAGLWVTAAIGLVIGSGLYQIGIYGTLMTLVVLEVFRQLSNRLIGHHHYLLMRLTPHSVPAVLLELQKLRIRPAHLAVTQREGDAELCELSLEVTLSPKRQIADIYQRVMAVPGVNSLDVR; translated from the coding sequence ATGATTACAGACCTTTTGTTACGTATCGCCCTCGCCGGCGCGCTGGGCGGCCTGATTGGCCTGGAGCGCCAGCTGCGCGCCAAAGAGGCCGGTTTGCGCACCCATATTCTGGTGGGCATCGGCAGCGCAATGTTTATGATCGTGTCGAAGTACGGCTTTGACGACCTGCTCAGCCTGTCGCACGTGGAACTGGACCCGAGCCGCGTCGCCGCCCAGGTGGTCAGCGGCATGGGGTTCCTCGGCGCGGGCACCATCATGATACAAAAGCAGGTGGTGAAAGGGCTGACCACCGCCGCCGGGCTGTGGGTGACGGCGGCGATCGGCTTGGTGATCGGCAGTGGGCTGTATCAGATCGGCATCTACGGCACGCTGATGACCCTGGTGGTGCTGGAGGTGTTCCGTCAGCTCAGCAATCGGCTGATCGGCCATCACCATTATTTGCTGATGCGCCTGACGCCGCACAGCGTGCCGGCGGTGCTGCTGGAGCTGCAAAAGCTGCGCATCCGCCCGGCGCACCTGGCGGTAACCCAGCGCGAAGGCGACGCCGAGCTTTGTGAGCTGTCGCTGGAGGTGACGCTGTCACCCAAGCGACAAATCGCCGATATTTATCAGCGGGTGATGGCGGTGCCGGGGGTTAATTCACTTGACGTGCGCTAG
- a CDS encoding 2-hydroxyacid dehydrogenase, translating into MKLAIYSTKQYDRKYLELVNQQFGFELEFFDFMLSKKTAKTAAGCKAVCIFVNDDGSREVLEELAALGVEILALRCAGFNNVDLDAARRLGIKVVRVPAYSPEAVAEHAVGMMMCLNRRIHRAYQRTRDANFSLEGLIGFNMHNRTAGVIGTGKIGVATMRILKGFGMRLLAYDPFPSEQALALGAEYVDLKTLYAQSDVITLHCPLTPENHHLLNADAFAMMKDGVMVINTSRGALIDSTAAIDALKQQKIGALGMDVYENERDLFFEDKSNDVIQDDVFRRLSACHNVLFTGHQAFLTEEALTSISQTTLQNIGQLERGENCPNQLNA; encoded by the coding sequence ATGAAATTGGCGATATACAGTACTAAACAGTATGACCGTAAATATCTCGAACTGGTGAATCAGCAGTTTGGCTTTGAGCTGGAGTTTTTCGATTTCATGCTCAGCAAGAAAACCGCCAAAACCGCCGCCGGATGCAAGGCGGTGTGTATTTTCGTCAACGACGACGGCAGCCGTGAAGTGCTCGAAGAACTGGCGGCGTTAGGGGTGGAGATCCTCGCCCTGCGCTGCGCCGGCTTCAACAACGTGGACCTGGACGCCGCCAGGCGTCTGGGCATCAAGGTGGTGCGCGTGCCGGCCTATTCCCCGGAAGCGGTGGCCGAACACGCGGTTGGCATGATGATGTGCCTGAACCGCCGCATTCACCGCGCCTATCAGCGCACCCGCGACGCCAACTTCTCGCTGGAAGGGCTGATCGGCTTCAACATGCACAACCGCACCGCCGGGGTGATCGGCACCGGCAAAATCGGCGTGGCGACCATGCGCATCCTGAAAGGCTTCGGCATGCGGCTGCTGGCTTACGATCCTTTCCCAAGCGAACAGGCGCTGGCGCTGGGCGCGGAATATGTCGATCTGAAAACGCTGTACGCGCAGTCTGACGTCATCACCCTGCACTGCCCGCTGACGCCGGAAAACCACCACCTGCTGAATGCCGACGCCTTCGCGATGATGAAAGACGGCGTGATGGTGATCAACACCAGCCGCGGCGCGCTGATCGACTCCACCGCCGCCATCGACGCGCTGAAACAGCAGAAAATCGGCGCGCTGGGCATGGACGTTTACGAAAATGAGCGCGATCTGTTCTTCGAAGACAAATCGAACGACGTGATCCAGGATGACGTGTTCCGTCGCCTGTCGGCCTGCCACAACGTGCTGTTTACCGGCCACCAGGCCTTCCTGACCGAAGAAGCGCTGACCAGCATCTCGCAGACCACGCTGCAGAACATCGGCCAGCTGGAGCGCGGCGAAAACTGCCCTAACCAGTTGAATGCCTGA